One part of the Ornithorhynchus anatinus isolate Pmale09 unplaced genomic scaffold, mOrnAna1.pri.v4 scaffold_477_arrow_ctg1, whole genome shotgun sequence genome encodes these proteins:
- the LOC114808912 gene encoding collagen alpha-2(XI) chain-like produces the protein VTPVVCSPPQGPAGPKGAKGASGQAGPKGEKGVQGPPGHPGPPGEVIQPLPIQMSVKSRGTVDGSRAEQGDEAGGLPGRGLEEILGSLDSLREEMEQMWRPAGTRHSPARTCQDLRLARPALRDGEYWIDPNQGCSRDAFPVLCNFTAGGETCLFPRDDILQFSYVDAAGSPVGVVQLTFLRLLSVSGRQRVTWPCGGRGAAPPRLRGAHRRALGPDDGPYVKDLTSQHCRVPGSSSRAVMEVTTPLLDQLPLLDAFFSDSDSDPDPEGPRRRPGVEMGPVCFLG, from the exons AGTGACTCCTGTCGTTTGCTCCCCTCCCCAGGGACCCGCCGGACCCAAGGGGGCTAAAGGAGCTTCG GGCCAAGCCGGACCGAAGGGAGAGAAGGGCGTGCAGGGGCCTCCGGGACACCCC GGCCCCCCGGGCGAAGTGATCCAGCCGCTGCCCATCCAGATGTCGGTGAAGAGCCGGGGGACGGTGGACGGGAGCCGGGCGGAGCAGGGGGACGAGGCCGGGGGTCTCCCGGGCCGCGGCCTGGAGGAGATCCTCGGCTCCCTCGACTCCCTGCGGGAGGAGATGGAGCAGATGTGGAGGCCGGCGGGCACCCGCCACAGCCCCGCCCGCACCTGCCAGGACCTGCGCCTCGCACGCCCGGCCCTCCGCGACG GCGAGTACTGGATCGACCCCAACCAGGGCTGCTCCCGCGACGCCTTCCCCGTCCTCTGCAACTTCACCGCCGGGGGCGAGACCTGCCTCTTCCCCAGGGACGACATCCTCCAg TTCTCGTACGTGGACGCGGCGGGCTCCCCGGTGGGGGTGGTCCAGCTGACCTTCCTGCGGCTGCTGAGCGTGTCGGGGCGGCAGCGGGTGACGTGGccctgcgggggccggggggcggccccgcCGCGGCTGCGGGGGGCTCACCGCCGGGCCCTCGGCCCCGACGACGGCCCCTACGTCAAGGACCTCACGTCGCAACACTGCCGG GTCCCGGGCAGCTCCTCGCGGGCGGTGATGGAGGTGACCACCCCCCTGCTGGACCAGCTGCCCCTCCTGGACGCCTTCTTCTCGGACTCGGACTCGGACCCGGACCCGGAAGGAccccggcggcggccgggggtggAGATGGGCCCCGTGTGTTTCCTGGGCTGA
- the KIFC1 gene encoding kinesin-like protein KIFC1, translating to MEPRKPPLTERRPNGRPPPPGGAASRLPRPGAKRSLDRENGPPPHQKRPRGPRTTPGAAASSMPAPPGPKIPKKPTARPGPASIRGVPATKRTAAAAATPGAGRVPGRPAALRAELAACRARAEALDAERDALLGRLAGAEERARAQEDRALRLEEERRDLAARLDARQARLSAAEAALARSLEEAAGLRAERAAQGERLHGLEMERRRLHDQVQDLKGNVRVFCRVRPGPAGEPGPLTFPAGPGPGPTRLTLTRPGPPAARHDFRFDRVFPPGSGQEEVFGEVAPLVQSALDGRPVCIFAYGQTGSGKTYTVEGGPEGEAGAEGLIPRAVRHLLGAAGGLRARGWRYAFAAAFLEVYNDAVRDLLAEGPAGPCGVRRAGPAGDELAVTDARRVPVDSLEEVEELLRRARARRAVARTSRNARSSRSHGLFQLHIAGDHPARGIRTRATLSLVDLAGSERLRDGDGGDGERLRETQAINSSLSALGLVITALANKEPHVPYRNSKLTYLLQSCLSGSAKTLMFVNISPLEENLSESLNSLRFAAKVNQCVIGRAQTNRK from the exons ATGGAGCCCAGG aagcccccCCTGACGGAACGACGGCCCAACGGGCGGCCGCCTCCTCCGGGCGGCGCCGCGTCCCGCCTGCCCCGCCCGGGCGCCAAGCGCAGCCTCGACCGGGAGAACGGACCCCCGCCGCACCAG aagCGACCCCGAGGACCCAGGACGACCCCCGGCGCCGCCGCCTCCTCGATGCCCGCCCCGCCCG GCCCCAAGATCCCCAAGAAGCCCACGGCGCGGCCGGGACCCGCTTCCATCAGAG GGGTCCCGGCGACGAagaggacggcggcggcggcggcgacccccggggccggacgggtcccggggcggccggcggcccTGCGGGCGGAGCTGGCGGCCTGCCGGGCGCGGGCCGAGGCGCTGGACGCCGAGCGGGACGCCCTGCTGGGCCGCCTGGCCGGGGCGGAGGAGCGGGCGCGGGCCCAGGAGGACCGGGCCCTCCGGCTGGAGGAGGAGCGGCGGGACCTGGCGGCCCGGCTGGACGCCCGCCAG GCGCGGCTgtcggcggcggaggcggccctGGCGCGCAGCCTGGAGGAGGCGGCGGGCCTGCGGGCGGAGCGGGCGGCGCAGGGCGAGCGGCTGCACGGGCTGGAGATGGAGCGGCGCCGCCTCCACGACCAGGTGCAGGACCTGAAGGGCAACGTGCGCGTCTTCTGCCGCGtgcggccggggccggccggggagcCCGGCCCGCTGACcttcccggccgggcccgggcccgggcccacccGGCTGACCCTGacccggccggggccgccggccgcCCGCCACGACTTCCGCTTCGACCGGGTGTTCCCGCCGGGCAGCGGGCAGGAGGAGGTGTTCGGCGAGGTGGCGCCGCTGGTGCAGTCGGCGCTGGACGGCCGCCCGGTCTGCATCTTCGCCTACGGCCAGACGGGCAGCGGCAAGACCTACACGGTGGAGGGCGGcccggagggggaggccggggcggaggggctgATCCCCCGGGCCGTGCGGCACCTCCTGGGCGCGGCGGGCGGGCTGCGGGCGCGGGGCTGGCGCTACGCCTTCGCCGCCGCCTTCCTGGAGGTCTACAACGACGCCGTCCGCGACCTGCTGGCCGAGGGGCCCGCCGGGCCCTGCGGGgtgcgccgggccgggcccgccggggaCGAGCTGGCCGTCACCGACGCCCGCCGCGTGCCCGTCGacagcctggaggag GTGGAGGAGCTGCTGCGGCGGgcgcgggcccggcgggcggtGGCCCGCACGTCCCGCAACGCGCGCTCGTCGCGGAGCCACGGCCTCTTCCAGCTGCACATCGCCGGCGACCACCCGGCCCGCGGGATCCGCACCCGGGCCACCCTGAGCCTGGTGGACCTGGCCGGCAGCGAGCGGCTGCGGGACGGCGACGGCGGCGACGGCGAGCGGCTGCGCGAGACCCAGGCCatcaactcctccctctccgcCCTCGGCCTCGTCATCACCGCGCTGGCCAACAAG GAGCCGCACGTGCCCTACCGGAACAGCAAACTCACCTACCTGCTGCAGAGCTGTTTGAGCGGCAGTGCCAAGAC gcTGATGTTCGTGAACATCTCCCCGCTGGAAGAGAACCTCTCCGAGTCGCTCAACTCGCTCCGCTTCGCCGCCAAG GTGAACCAATGTGTCATCGGGAGGGCCCAGACCAACCGGAAATGA